One Streptomyces sp. CNQ-509 DNA window includes the following coding sequences:
- a CDS encoding LacI family DNA-binding transcriptional regulator, with the protein MGGPTVYDVAERVGVSIATVSRVYRSPESVRSETRERVLSAARELGYVPSASARGLASRVTGVLGLCFPDFAEPAADDASDAQGTELSLYGDEVIRGMERAARRRGYALLISASPAGRAGESMAEIAGRVDGLALLAQQWPAAELDVVSRRLPLVVLAGQRHPGLDRVEVANFDGQLALTRHLLSEHGRHRLAFLGGPEDSPDAEARFRGFQAALLEEGLEVPERPDTRGDLTLAAGRKAVAELLDRDGPRPQGLVCANDQMAVGALQALAERSIAVPGDMSVTGFDGIPLSGAVSPPLTTVRQPMGRLGEEAVEVLLARLADRTLPVESRTLPTVLVRRASCGCPA; encoded by the coding sequence ATGGGCGGTCCCACCGTGTATGACGTCGCCGAACGCGTCGGCGTGTCCATCGCGACGGTGTCACGTGTGTACCGGAGCCCCGAAAGCGTCCGCTCGGAAACCCGCGAAAGGGTCCTGTCCGCCGCCCGTGAACTCGGGTACGTGCCGAGCGCGAGCGCGCGCGGGCTGGCGAGCCGGGTCACCGGCGTGCTCGGGCTGTGCTTCCCCGACTTCGCCGAACCCGCGGCCGACGATGCCTCAGACGCCCAGGGTACGGAGCTGAGCCTCTACGGCGACGAGGTGATACGGGGCATGGAGCGAGCCGCCCGGCGGCGGGGCTACGCCCTGCTGATCTCGGCGTCACCGGCCGGCCGGGCGGGAGAGTCGATGGCGGAGATCGCCGGCCGCGTCGACGGGCTGGCGTTGCTCGCCCAGCAGTGGCCCGCCGCCGAGCTCGACGTCGTCTCGCGCCGGCTGCCCCTGGTGGTGCTCGCCGGGCAGCGGCATCCCGGACTCGACCGGGTCGAAGTGGCCAACTTCGACGGCCAGTTGGCGCTCACCCGGCACCTGCTCTCCGAGCACGGGCGCCACCGGCTCGCCTTCCTCGGCGGCCCCGAGGACTCCCCGGACGCGGAGGCCCGGTTCCGCGGCTTCCAGGCCGCCCTCCTGGAGGAGGGTCTGGAGGTGCCCGAGCGGCCGGACACGCGGGGAGACCTGACCCTGGCCGCCGGCCGCAAGGCGGTGGCGGAACTGCTGGACCGGGACGGGCCCCGCCCCCAGGGTCTGGTGTGCGCCAACGACCAGATGGCCGTGGGCGCCCTGCAGGCGCTGGCCGAGCGGTCGATCGCGGTCCCGGGGGACATGAGCGTCACGGGCTTCGACGGGATCCCGCTGAGCGGGGCGGTCAGCCCTCCGCTCACCACGGTCCGGCAGCCGATGGGACGCCTGGGTGAGGAGGCGGTGGAGGTGCTGCTCGCCAGGCTGGCGGACCGCACCCTGCCCGTCGAGTCCCGCACCCTGCCCACGGTCCTGGTCCGCCGGGCGAGCTGCGGCTGCCCTGCCTGA
- a CDS encoding SDR family oxidoreductase, whose amino-acid sequence MNPTYDFTGQVAFVTGAGSGMGLAAARASPPPGPHSCKHGVIGLTTSAALAYAPRGIRINAVCPRTIGTPMVSDMIAKGELDRAGAEADQPVNRLGTAGEIAQAVLWLCSPGAGFVVGVALPVDGGYTAQ is encoded by the coding sequence ATGAACCCCACCTATGACTTCACCGGACAGGTCGCCTTCGTCACCGGCGCCGGCTCCGGCATGGGCCTCGCCGCCGCCCGGGCTTCGCCGCCTCCGGGGCCGCACTCCTGCAAGCACGGCGTGATCGGCCTGACGACGAGCGCCGCCCTCGCGTACGCACCGCGCGGTATCCGCATCAACGCCGTCTGCCCCCGCACCATCGGCACCCCGATGGTCAGCGACATGATCGCCAAGGGCGAACTCGACCGCGCCGGGGCCGAGGCCGACCAGCCCGTCAACCGGCTCGGCACCGCCGGGGAAATCGCCCAGGCCGTCCTCTGGCTGTGCAGCCCCGGAGCCGGTTTCGTGGTCGGCGTCGCCCTGCCGGTCGACGGCGGCTACACCGCCCAGTGA
- a CDS encoding carbohydrate ABC transporter permease, producing the protein MSTTSASHHSHAKRDARIRRRKVLTYVLLGLGLLITAAPFLWMALSAFKTEQELSASPPRWIPREWTLDNFRTLLDLLDAPLYFFNSTVVAVCVTLCNLLFCSMLGYALAKLNFAGKKLVFGIVMAALMVPGNLMLMPKFVMMSKLGLIDTFAALILPFAAGAFGVFLMRQFLSAVPDELLEAARVDGAREWYIFWRIVIPQVKPALATLSIFVFLGSWNNFLWPLVATNDADKYTLPVALATFATDPTKADGSNGVLMAGAFLVVLPVLVVFIVLQRFFTQSIATAGLK; encoded by the coding sequence ATGAGCACCACGAGCGCATCGCACCACAGCCATGCGAAACGCGACGCCCGGATCCGGCGGCGCAAGGTCCTCACCTACGTGCTCCTCGGTCTCGGTCTGCTGATCACGGCGGCTCCGTTCCTGTGGATGGCCCTGTCCGCCTTCAAGACCGAGCAGGAGCTCTCCGCCAGCCCGCCCCGGTGGATTCCCCGGGAGTGGACGCTCGACAACTTCCGCACCCTGCTGGACCTGCTGGACGCGCCCCTGTACTTCTTCAACTCGACCGTGGTCGCGGTCTGCGTGACCCTGTGCAACCTGCTGTTCTGCTCGATGCTCGGGTACGCGCTGGCCAAACTGAACTTCGCCGGCAAGAAGCTCGTGTTCGGCATCGTGATGGCCGCCCTGATGGTGCCCGGCAATCTCATGCTCATGCCGAAGTTCGTGATGATGAGCAAGCTGGGGCTGATCGACACCTTCGCGGCGCTCATCCTGCCGTTCGCCGCGGGAGCCTTCGGCGTCTTCCTGATGCGGCAGTTCTTGTCGGCTGTCCCCGACGAACTGCTGGAGGCCGCCCGGGTGGACGGCGCACGCGAGTGGTACATCTTCTGGCGCATCGTGATCCCCCAGGTCAAGCCCGCACTCGCCACCCTCTCGATCTTCGTGTTCCTGGGCTCCTGGAACAACTTCCTGTGGCCCCTGGTCGCGACGAACGATGCCGACAAGTACACCCTGCCCGTGGCGCTCGCCACCTTCGCCACCGACCCCACCAAGGCTGACGGCTCCAACGGCGTCCTGATGGCCGGCGCCTTCCTCGTGGTGCTGCCGGTGCTGGTCGTCTTCATCGTGCTGCAGCGGTTCTTCACCCAGAGCATCGCCACCGCGGGGCTGAAGTAG
- a CDS encoding beta-galactosidase, protein MSTPPAITPSRRTVLGGLGAAAVTTPGVLGGAPEASAAASSPAPAAAAGTRRAAGPVTYRNKQIHIDGGPALVLGGEIPHFRLKCGDWRSRLDKAKTAGLNAIATYIPWMWHETPDGRIDVTGRTRPERDLGAFPDLCIENGFDAVVRPGPFTMAELKGGGVPERVRREHPEINPKGWHGADATTPAVDHLAPAFLEEARRWYDAVMPVIARRLRADGRPGIIACQLDNEIGMRAEYDDLALGFVPDHYLTEYHPDTDAVRAVVSDVEPVRGSGPRGAPIRGMLLGGYRYRSVDLQAGDLDPARTPVPGPATGEYLDTVVQRRLVRYLRAGGKLLLSGLLPGKDMSGRPSTGLRAALGLTPGRTLTDANRFSPSVTAHGRAAPRAEIRVPKAQLCTASPGSGADAVLRELSTGQGCGFDIPVGAGRAVVVTSTYRCDLGFWTAALRRLGAEPRFTHDAKLPGVFLLTTADGDRGRLLHAFSISPGYGQDVTAAERGKPLFGGERLHLPGRGAAMLPLGVRAGGLRIAYATAEISEIADGRVASRALGDEAVVAVDGPARCTGAKVSVEGGRTLLRVGRREFTVHRG, encoded by the coding sequence ATGAGCACCCCGCCGGCCATCACCCCCAGCCGCAGAACGGTCCTCGGCGGCCTCGGCGCCGCCGCCGTGACCACGCCCGGCGTCCTCGGCGGCGCCCCGGAGGCGTCGGCCGCCGCCTCGTCGCCCGCGCCCGCCGCCGCGGCCGGTACGCGGCGTGCGGCCGGCCCCGTCACGTACCGGAACAAGCAGATCCACATCGACGGCGGGCCCGCGCTCGTCCTGGGCGGGGAGATCCCCCACTTCCGGCTCAAGTGCGGCGACTGGCGGTCCCGGCTCGACAAGGCCAAGACGGCCGGGCTCAACGCCATCGCCACGTACATCCCCTGGATGTGGCACGAGACACCGGACGGCCGCATCGACGTCACCGGACGCACCCGGCCCGAGCGCGACCTCGGCGCCTTCCCCGACCTGTGCATCGAGAACGGCTTCGACGCCGTCGTCCGGCCCGGCCCGTTCACCATGGCCGAGCTGAAGGGCGGGGGAGTGCCGGAACGGGTGCGCAGGGAGCACCCGGAGATCAACCCCAAGGGCTGGCACGGCGCTGACGCCACCACGCCCGCCGTCGACCACCTCGCGCCCGCGTTCCTGGAGGAAGCCCGCCGCTGGTACGACGCCGTCATGCCGGTCATCGCCCGGCGGCTGCGCGCCGACGGCCGGCCGGGCATCATCGCCTGCCAGCTCGACAACGAGATTGGAATGCGGGCGGAGTACGACGACCTCGCGCTCGGCTTCGTACCGGACCACTACCTGACCGAGTACCACCCCGACACCGACGCTGTGCGGGCCGTGGTGAGCGACGTCGAACCCGTACGGGGCTCCGGCCCCCGCGGCGCGCCCATCCGCGGCATGCTGCTGGGCGGCTACCGCTACCGCAGCGTCGACCTGCAGGCCGGTGATCTCGACCCCGCCCGCACACCCGTCCCCGGGCCGGCCACCGGCGAGTACCTGGACACCGTGGTCCAGCGGCGCCTGGTGCGCTATCTCCGGGCGGGCGGCAAGCTGCTGCTCTCCGGTCTGCTGCCGGGCAAGGACATGTCCGGCCGCCCGTCGACCGGCCTGCGTGCCGCGCTCGGGCTGACGCCCGGCAGGACCCTGACGGACGCGAACCGGTTCTCCCCCTCGGTGACCGCGCACGGAAGGGCCGCACCGCGCGCCGAGATCCGGGTACCCAAGGCGCAACTGTGCACGGCGAGTCCCGGGAGCGGCGCCGACGCCGTGCTGCGTGAGCTGTCCACGGGCCAGGGCTGCGGATTCGACATTCCCGTCGGGGCGGGCCGGGCGGTCGTCGTCACCAGCACGTACCGCTGCGACCTCGGGTTCTGGACGGCGGCGCTGCGCAGGCTCGGCGCGGAGCCGCGCTTCACCCACGATGCGAAGCTGCCCGGCGTCTTCCTGCTCACCACGGCCGACGGCGACCGCGGGCGGCTGCTGCACGCCTTCAGCATCTCCCCCGGATACGGGCAGGACGTCACCGCCGCCGAGCGCGGCAAGCCCCTCTTCGGCGGTGAGCGGCTGCACCTGCCGGGGCGCGGCGCGGCGATGCTGCCGCTCGGGGTCCGGGCGGGCGGCCTGCGGATCGCGTACGCCACCGCGGAGATCAGCGAGATCGCGGACGGGCGGGTGGCTTCCCGGGCGCTCGGAGACGAGGCGGTCGTGGCCGTCGACGGACCCGCCCGCTGCACGGGGGCGAAGGTCTCGGTGGAAGGCGGCCGGACGCTGCTGCGCGTGGGACGGCGGGAGTTCACCGTGCACCGGGGCTGA
- a CDS encoding SDR family NAD(P)-dependent oxidoreductase translates to MTTLALVGAGPGLGLATARRFGREGFDIALISRSQDRLDALAAELDRDGVRARGFTADVREHRSLTAALDAATATLGVIEVLQYSPVPHADFMKPVLDTTTTDLDAPLAFSVKGPVACVNAVLPGMRDLGRGTLLFVNGGTAVRPRPDRAGTSIAFAAESAYAAMLHDALAPDGIHAAQLIIPGAIRPDAEYSSPTALAERLYTIHTERGTFRHYAEPMPEPQDGSP, encoded by the coding sequence GTGACCACTCTCGCCCTCGTCGGTGCCGGCCCCGGTCTGGGGCTGGCGACCGCCCGCCGCTTCGGCCGCGAAGGCTTCGACATCGCCCTCATCTCCCGCAGCCAGGACCGCCTCGACGCCCTCGCCGCCGAACTGGACCGGGACGGTGTCCGCGCCCGCGGCTTCACGGCCGACGTACGCGAGCACCGGAGCCTGACCGCTGCCCTCGACGCCGCGACCGCCACGCTCGGCGTGATCGAAGTCCTGCAGTACAGCCCCGTACCCCACGCCGATTTCATGAAGCCGGTCCTGGACACCACCACCACCGACCTGGACGCCCCGCTCGCCTTCTCCGTCAAGGGCCCGGTCGCCTGCGTGAACGCGGTCCTGCCCGGTATGCGTGATCTGGGACGCGGCACGCTGCTCTTCGTCAACGGCGGCACCGCGGTACGCCCCCGCCCCGACCGGGCCGGCACCTCGATCGCGTTCGCGGCGGAGAGCGCCTACGCGGCGATGCTCCACGACGCACTCGCCCCGGACGGCATCCACGCCGCCCAACTGATCATCCCCGGGGCCATCCGCCCCGACGCCGAGTACTCCAGCCCGACGGCGCTGGCCGAGCGCCTTTACACCATCCACACCGAGCGCGGCACCTTCCGGCACTACGCAGAGCCCATGCCCGAACCGCAGGACGGCAGCCCATGA
- a CDS encoding sugar ABC transporter substrate-binding protein, producing MARRARIATALAVVSALGLAACGDGGGGEVSADAEQTLTVWAMGEEGTRIQEIAKQFNEDHPNITIKVTPIGWDVAHQKLVSAAAAGKLPDMAQLGSTWVGEFIDLGVLEPVDTGTFSADDFFAAAWEGNERDGEVYGVPWYVDTRVLYYRTDLAAKAGVDEAPETWADQLALAEAYKGLESTKWGFSLPAGGVGAWQNWMPYLFSAGGSLLDDDGNLTLDSPEAVESFTEYRKYFDKGLSKSTPEAPGYDVIKDFGADRVPMFASGPWMVQNITDQAPQLKGKWDVVPLPAGDEPASIIGGASLVTFGDSEHKAAAKEFTSFLTDPKTQADWYEMAKSLPANTAAWDEPALQNADVGAFQEALDTAGTIPPLAKWEEIAHEIDLTLEELGKGGDPAELAKQLQEKTEGLAG from the coding sequence ATGGCCCGCAGAGCCCGGATCGCCACTGCCCTTGCCGTCGTCTCAGCGCTGGGACTGGCCGCCTGCGGCGACGGCGGGGGCGGCGAGGTGAGCGCCGACGCCGAACAGACCCTCACCGTCTGGGCCATGGGGGAGGAGGGCACGCGCATCCAGGAAATAGCGAAGCAGTTCAACGAGGACCACCCGAACATCACGATCAAGGTGACCCCCATCGGCTGGGACGTCGCCCATCAGAAGCTGGTCTCCGCCGCGGCCGCGGGCAAGCTGCCGGACATGGCGCAGCTCGGCTCGACCTGGGTCGGTGAGTTCATCGACCTCGGGGTCCTGGAGCCGGTCGACACGGGCACCTTCTCCGCCGACGACTTCTTCGCCGCCGCCTGGGAGGGCAACGAACGGGACGGCGAGGTCTACGGCGTCCCGTGGTACGTCGACACCCGGGTTCTCTACTACCGCACCGATCTGGCCGCGAAGGCCGGTGTCGACGAGGCCCCCGAGACCTGGGCCGACCAGCTCGCACTTGCCGAGGCGTACAAGGGGCTGGAGAGCACGAAGTGGGGCTTCTCCCTCCCGGCCGGAGGCGTCGGCGCCTGGCAGAACTGGATGCCGTACCTGTTCTCGGCGGGCGGCTCGCTGCTGGACGACGACGGCAACCTCACCCTGGACTCGCCCGAGGCGGTCGAGTCCTTCACCGAGTACCGGAAGTACTTCGACAAGGGCCTGTCCAAGAGCACTCCCGAAGCCCCCGGCTACGACGTGATCAAGGACTTCGGGGCGGACCGCGTGCCGATGTTCGCCTCCGGGCCCTGGATGGTCCAGAACATCACGGACCAGGCCCCGCAGTTGAAGGGCAAGTGGGACGTCGTGCCGCTGCCGGCCGGCGACGAGCCCGCCTCCATCATCGGCGGCGCCTCCCTGGTCACCTTCGGCGACAGCGAGCACAAGGCGGCGGCGAAGGAGTTCACGTCGTTCCTCACCGACCCGAAGACGCAGGCGGACTGGTACGAGATGGCCAAGTCACTGCCGGCCAACACGGCCGCCTGGGACGAGCCGGCGCTCCAGAACGCCGACGTCGGCGCCTTCCAGGAGGCCCTGGACACCGCCGGTACGATTCCGCCGCTGGCGAAGTGGGAGGAGATCGCCCACGAGATCGACCTCACCCTCGAGGAGCTGGGCAAGGGCGGCGACCCCGCCGAACTCGCCAAGCAGCTCCAGGAGAAGACTGAGGGTCTGGCGGGCTGA
- a CDS encoding carbohydrate ABC transporter permease translates to MTSATAKPGVAERPASPAVGPAGDGGQAPPSRASLRRDRLSRHNLSGWLFSTPFLAFFFTFMAFPIVATLLMSFTDFGLRNVTDPLSADFTGLENYSKLFGDEKFVRALLNTGYFVVLGVPLTIGSGLVAAVLLNSGIDRLRTFFRVGFYAPVVTAIVAVAVVWRFVLDPTEGLIAGLAAQVGLTAPDFLASETLAMPSLIVMAVWRNMGTAMVLFLAGLQSIPTEVREAARIDGAGAFQEFRRITLPLLRPTMLYVAIMTSIGFLNVFEEPFVMTNGGPSDSTLTVSLYMYREGFNFFHMGYASAMAYTLFVIILAVTLLQLRLLKDRTK, encoded by the coding sequence ATGACCTCCGCCACCGCCAAGCCCGGCGTCGCCGAGCGGCCGGCCTCCCCGGCGGTCGGCCCGGCAGGGGACGGCGGCCAGGCGCCGCCGTCCCGGGCGTCCCTGCGCCGCGACCGGCTGTCCCGGCACAACCTCTCCGGCTGGCTGTTCTCCACCCCGTTCCTGGCCTTCTTCTTCACCTTCATGGCGTTCCCGATCGTCGCGACGCTCCTGATGAGCTTCACCGACTTCGGGCTGCGCAACGTCACCGACCCGCTCTCCGCCGACTTCACGGGCCTGGAGAACTACAGCAAGCTCTTCGGCGACGAGAAGTTCGTGCGGGCGCTGCTCAACACCGGCTATTTCGTCGTCCTCGGCGTGCCGCTCACCATCGGCAGCGGTCTCGTCGCAGCGGTGCTGCTGAACTCCGGCATCGACCGGCTGCGCACCTTCTTCCGGGTCGGCTTCTACGCCCCCGTGGTCACCGCCATCGTCGCGGTCGCCGTCGTCTGGCGCTTCGTGCTCGACCCGACCGAGGGCCTGATCGCCGGGCTGGCGGCCCAGGTCGGACTCACCGCTCCGGACTTCCTGGCGTCCGAGACACTCGCCATGCCCTCGCTGATCGTGATGGCGGTCTGGCGCAACATGGGCACCGCCATGGTGCTCTTCCTCGCCGGGCTGCAGTCCATCCCGACCGAGGTGCGCGAGGCCGCGCGCATCGACGGAGCGGGCGCCTTCCAGGAGTTCCGCCGGATCACGCTGCCGCTGCTGCGGCCCACCATGCTCTACGTCGCCATCATGACCAGCATCGGTTTCCTCAACGTCTTCGAGGAACCGTTCGTGATGACCAACGGCGGTCCCTCGGACAGCACCCTGACCGTCTCGCTGTACATGTACCGCGAAGGCTTCAACTTCTTCCACATGGGCTACGCCAGCGCGATGGCGTACACGCTGTTCGTGATCATTCTGGCCGTCACGCTGCTGCAGCTCAGGCTGCTGAAGGACAGGACGAAATGA
- a CDS encoding glucoamylase family protein, which yields MDRRTFLAAAAVTAGAAGSAGLGAAPGHAAVRSPQDPEPVLTGWFRDTYRSLDAMVADNGLPADNIDLSGGEPVLTENTSVTNIGCWIWSTVAAAGLGVISEREMHARLARTVSTIERMKRIHGFWFNWYHTFTGEVLDEWPGSGAPVDHLLSTVDNGWLDVALRIAEDADPLLRGRIRKLRKDIDWSFMYVPYDPADPVARPGHMSTGFRVADDALTPHFYGALVSETRIAGYLGIADGTVPGDHYWHMLRTFTPDQAQEMPPGGDWVVRDGVRYFNGHYTYRGRRHAPGWGGSMFGALMPELFVPSAQWSPSWRTNLTHHVQGHRDHGLLDAEYGYWGFSPANVPEGGYQEYGVQYFGISPEGYCSNTDRTYVPYGEPKPDPSAYTNGVVTPHAAAMALMVAPRYAFDNLRRIARDFDAYEDGYGFYDSVNVGTGRVSDRMLSLDQGMFAAALAQVLRPGLLQRPFRTGGFRRTLKPLLAKEDFGI from the coding sequence ATGGACCGCCGCACGTTCCTCGCAGCCGCCGCCGTCACCGCCGGAGCCGCGGGCTCCGCCGGTCTCGGCGCTGCCCCCGGGCACGCCGCCGTGCGCTCCCCGCAGGACCCGGAGCCGGTGCTCACCGGCTGGTTCAGGGACACCTACCGCTCGCTCGACGCGATGGTCGCCGACAACGGGCTGCCCGCCGACAACATCGACCTGAGCGGCGGCGAGCCCGTCCTCACCGAGAACACCTCGGTGACCAACATCGGCTGCTGGATCTGGTCCACCGTGGCCGCCGCCGGCCTCGGCGTCATCAGCGAGCGCGAGATGCACGCCCGCCTGGCGCGCACGGTGTCCACCATTGAGCGGATGAAGCGTATCCACGGCTTCTGGTTCAACTGGTACCACACCTTCACCGGCGAGGTGCTCGACGAGTGGCCCGGCAGCGGCGCCCCCGTCGACCACCTGCTCTCCACCGTCGACAACGGCTGGCTGGACGTGGCCCTCCGCATCGCCGAGGACGCCGACCCCCTGCTGCGCGGGCGTATCCGCAAGCTCCGCAAGGACATCGACTGGTCCTTCATGTACGTCCCCTACGACCCGGCCGACCCCGTCGCCCGCCCCGGCCACATGTCCACCGGCTTCCGGGTCGCCGACGACGCGCTCACCCCCCACTTCTACGGAGCCCTCGTCTCCGAGACCCGCATCGCGGGCTACCTCGGCATCGCCGACGGCACCGTTCCCGGCGACCACTACTGGCACATGCTGCGTACCTTCACCCCCGACCAGGCACAGGAGATGCCACCCGGCGGCGACTGGGTCGTGCGCGACGGAGTGCGGTACTTCAACGGCCACTACACGTACCGTGGCCGCCGTCACGCGCCGGGCTGGGGCGGCTCGATGTTCGGTGCCCTGATGCCGGAGCTGTTCGTGCCCTCCGCCCAGTGGTCCCCCTCGTGGCGCACGAACCTCACCCACCACGTCCAGGGGCACCGCGACCACGGTCTGCTCGACGCCGAATACGGCTACTGGGGCTTCTCGCCGGCCAACGTGCCCGAGGGCGGCTACCAGGAGTACGGGGTGCAGTACTTCGGTATCTCGCCCGAGGGCTACTGCTCCAACACCGACCGCACCTACGTGCCGTACGGCGAGCCGAAGCCGGACCCCTCTGCCTACACCAACGGGGTCGTCACCCCGCACGCCGCCGCGATGGCGCTCATGGTCGCGCCGCGGTACGCCTTCGACAACCTCAGGCGCATCGCCCGCGACTTCGACGCCTACGAGGACGGCTACGGCTTCTACGACTCCGTCAACGTCGGCACGGGCAGGGTCAGCGACCGGATGCTCTCCCTGGACCAGGGCATGTTCGCCGCCGCGCTCGCCCAGGTGCTCAGGCCCGGCCTGCTCCAGCGCCCGTTCCGCACCGGCGGTTTCCGCCGCACCCTCAAGCCGCTGCTGGCCAAGGAGGACTTCGGGATATGA
- the bla gene encoding class A beta-lactamase produces MQPLTNRLLGLTAATLVAMTSAACSDGSRTTAAPDHRAAPSAPAAGAAQQRATREFKDLERAHDARLGVYAVDTMTGQEVAYREGERFAFASTVKAFEAGAVLRKRKLAGLKKEITYDRSDLVANSPITEKHVDDGMTLGELCDAAVRYSDNAAANLLFEEIGGPRALQSFLRETTGDDTSRMERIEPALSDWEPDAVRDTSTPRALAGNLRAFVLGDVLDAPERARLAEWLRTNTTGDASIRAGVPKDWKVGDKTGTAATFGGRNDIAVVWRPDAAPLVVAVLSHGTDRDAEPDDELIAKAAAVVSDAMGAP; encoded by the coding sequence ATGCAGCCACTCACGAACCGATTGCTGGGCCTCACGGCGGCGACCCTCGTGGCGATGACGTCGGCGGCGTGCTCGGACGGCAGCCGTACGACGGCCGCCCCGGACCACCGGGCCGCACCGTCCGCCCCCGCCGCCGGGGCCGCGCAGCAGCGCGCGACGCGGGAGTTCAAGGATCTGGAGCGCGCCCACGACGCCCGCCTCGGGGTGTACGCCGTGGACACCATGACCGGCCAGGAGGTGGCGTACCGCGAAGGGGAGCGGTTCGCGTTCGCGTCCACCGTCAAGGCGTTCGAGGCCGGGGCGGTGCTGCGGAAGCGGAAGCTGGCCGGCCTGAAGAAGGAGATCACGTACGACAGGAGCGACCTCGTCGCGAACTCCCCCATCACCGAGAAGCACGTGGACGACGGGATGACGCTGGGCGAGCTCTGTGACGCCGCCGTGCGCTACAGCGACAACGCCGCCGCCAACCTCCTCTTCGAGGAGATCGGCGGACCGAGGGCGCTGCAGTCGTTCCTGCGGGAGACCACCGGTGACGACACCTCGCGGATGGAGCGGATCGAGCCCGCGCTCAGCGACTGGGAGCCGGATGCGGTCCGGGACACCAGCACCCCGCGAGCGCTCGCCGGGAACCTGCGCGCCTTCGTGCTGGGGGACGTGCTCGACGCGCCGGAGCGGGCGCGGCTGGCCGAGTGGCTCCGCACCAACACCACCGGGGACGCGTCGATCCGGGCCGGCGTGCCGAAGGACTGGAAGGTCGGCGACAAGACCGGCACAGCAGCCACCTTCGGCGGCCGCAACGACATCGCCGTCGTCTGGCGCCCGGATGCCGCGCCGCTGGTAGTGGCGGTGCTCTCCCACGGCACCGACCGGGACGCCGAGCCCGACGACGAACTCATCGCCAAGGCCGCCGCCGTGGTCTCGGACGCGATGGGGGCGCCGTGA